TGCAACGATTTTCAACATCAGTTTCTGCAGAAGAACAGCAAGTTTTGCATCTTCCGAATATTCAACATTATTTGTTCCCACAAGTAATGAAACAAACTTCACATCAAGGCTTTTGAATTCTTCTTCATTTGCAATTGCACCAAGACTTTGAAATGCAAAATTATCACAGATTTGCTCTAGGCTTTGAATATTGAACTTCAATGCTATTTCTCGGATTCTGAAAAACATCTTGGGATCCAATTTAGTTTCGAGAAACTCAGCTATCTTAGCACAAAGTACTGACAACTGCATCAAAGTTGCAACATGGAGTAGTTGTTCACTTTTTTCCAAAGCAATTGAAGCTTTTCCAGTGTAAATGTAATCAATGCAAACCTTTACCGATTCCACATTCACATCCTTCATTTCAACAACTCCATTACTACTTTCCAATGTATCGTGTGAAAACATGGCAACAAAATAATCCGACGCTGCcatcataatttttttgtcaacgTGAAACTCCTCTTCTCCCACTTTTATGATAAAATCACATGACTGTTTTTCCTTCCTCATTAAATCAAGTCTTTCCATCATTGTGGCATTATGTTCATTAATATCAATGCCCAAATCGCATTCCATTTTTATTgcttataataatttttaaaaatactgataaaatatgtttattttacaCAATGGATCAGGGCGACTGGGAATAGATATTGTCAAATTACCGATGACACTAAATGAAGTAAAGtgcatttatttatattccaaATGATCACTTTTACTTTACACTGATAAAAGAAGGTACTGAGATTATTATCAAAAGTCAAATTCAGTCGAacgatttttataaaattgttggTCAGACTATTT
The genomic region above belongs to Styela clava chromosome 13, kaStyClav1.hap1.2, whole genome shotgun sequence and contains:
- the LOC120333149 gene encoding kelch-like protein 12, translating into MECDLGIDINEHNATMMERLDLMRKEKQSCDFIIKVGEEEFHVDKKIMMAASDYFVAMFSHDTLESSNGVVEMKDVNVESVKVCIDYIYTGKASIALEKSEQLLHVATLMQLSVLCAKIAEFLETKLDPKMFFRIREIALKFNIQSLEQICDNFAFQSLGAIANEEEFKSLDVKFVSLLVGTNNVEYSEDAKLAVLLQKLMLKIVALC